A part of Halobacillus shinanisalinarum genomic DNA contains:
- a CDS encoding ribosomal L7Ae/L30e/S12e/Gadd45 family protein, which produces MSYEKVAQAKSDIVIGTKQTLKAMKNGEVNHVITADDADQFMTMKVAKLAAQMNIPHTNVASMEELGNACGIDVGAATVAIKQ; this is translated from the coding sequence ATGTCTTATGAAAAAGTAGCACAGGCTAAATCTGATATAGTCATTGGAACCAAACAAACACTTAAAGCTATGAAAAATGGCGAAGTGAACCACGTCATCACAGCTGATGATGCTGATCAGTTTATGACAATGAAAGTAGCCAAACTAGCTGCACAAATGAATATTCCTCATACGAACGTTGCTTCGATGGAGGAACTAGGGAATGCGTGTGGAATTGATGTTGGGGCTGCTACAGTGGCGATAAAGCAA